A stretch of the Lolium perenne isolate Kyuss_39 chromosome 3, Kyuss_2.0, whole genome shotgun sequence genome encodes the following:
- the LOC127344800 gene encoding putative pentatricopeptide repeat-containing protein At3g11460, mitochondrial gives MAADPSTSTTAAPAFASDANSTESWSARVRSLTRLGRHREALALLRDGDPYPPPHALALPAAVISCTALSLPSGVAQIQALGYKRGLLPSSDAYLLSALLSSYSRLGHLRRAHQLLDEMPLASTPPTTLRTAFNSLISGCAMHALPAACFAIFRRMRAAGAPFDAVTLMTLVPAAPHTAVPQLHALAGKTGLAAETTVANCLISVYARRGAGLARQVFDEMPVASRDLVSWNAVISAHAQNGLAVDTLDLYGRMRGHDGVGVEPDAVTLVGVLSSCAHLGARSVGRGVERYMQERLPGFRTNLQLCNSLINFHARCGSLPQAQRLFNEMPRKSIVSWTALIAGYGMHGHGDVAVNLFQTMVSEGIRPDNVAMVGLLSACSHAGLYDEGRRYFSAMESAYQLRPTLEHYTCMVDLLGRAGRLEEARELISSMPMPADGAVWGALLGACKIHKNVEVGEEAFEHVIKIEPSNAGYYVLMANIYTDTGQLDGVLRIRAMMRERGLKKEPGCSYIEHKGRVHLFMADDHSHPQANRIYELVIKLEQMVKEKTGGTAGTEGDRVVEGHSQKAAVPLIGFHSEKLAVAFGMLNTADGEIVVIKNLRVCGDCHTYLKTVSAIANRAFLVRDASRFHRFEGGACSCKDYW, from the coding sequence ATGGCCGCCGAtccttccacctccaccaccgccgcccccGCCTTCGCGAGCGACGCTAATTCCACCGAGTCATGGAGCGCCCGGGTGCGCTCCCTGACGCGCCTCGGCCGGCACCGGGAGGCCCTGGCCCTCCTCCGGGACGGCGACCCCTACCCGCCGCCGCACGCTCTGGCGCTACCAGCAGCGGTCATCTCCTGCACGGCGCTGTCCCTCCCCTCCGGCGTCGCCCAGATACAGGCGCTCGGCTACAAGCGCGGCCTGCTCCCTTCCTCCGACGCCTACCTCCTCTCCGCGCTGCTCTCTTCCTACTCCCGCCTCGGCCACCTCCGGCGCGCCCACCAGCTCCTCGACGAAATGCCCCTCGCGTCCACGCCGCCCACCACGCTCCGCACCGCCTTCAACTCCCTCATCTCCGGGTGCGCCATGCACGCGCTCCCGGCCGCCTGCTTCGCCATCTTCCGCCGCATGCGCGCAGCCGGCGCCCCCTTCGACGCCGTCACGCTCATGACGCTCGTCCCGGCCGCTCCTCATACCGCCGTGCCGCAGCTCCATGCCCTCGCGGGGAAAACCGGGCTCGCCGCCGAGACAACCGTTGCCAACTGCCTCATATCCGTCTACGCGCGCCGCGGCGCCGGACTCGCCCGGCAGGTGTTCGACGAGATGCCGGTGGCCTCCCGCGACCTCGTCTCATGGAACGCCGTCATCTCGGCCCACGCGCAGAACGGCCTTGCGGTGGACACCCTTGACCTCTACGGCCGCATGCGTGGCCACGATGGCGTCGGCGTGGAGCCAGACGCCGTGACGCTTGTCGGCGTGCTCTCCTCCTGCGCCCACCTCGGCGCGCGCAGTGTAGGCCGGGGCGTTGAACGGTACATGCAGGAGAGGCTGCCGGGCTTCCGCACCAACTTGCAGCTTTGCAACTCGCTCATCAACTTCCATGCGCGCTGCGGCAGCTTGCCCCAGGCGCAGCGGCTGTTCAACGAAATGCCTAGGAAGAGCATCGTGTCGTGGACGGCGCTGATCGCTGGGTACGGCATGCACGGGCATGGCGATGTTGCCGTCAACCTCTTCCAGACGATGGTGTCGGAAGGCATCCGGCCAGATAATGTTGCAATGGTTGGCCTCTTGTCGGCGTGCAGCCATGCCGGGCTGTATGATGAGGGGCGCAGGTATTTCTCAGCAATGGAGAGCGCCTACCAGCTGCGACCTACACTGGAGCACTATACGTGCATGGTGGACCTTCTTGGACGGGCAGGGCGTCTCGAGGAGGCACGAGAGCTGATCTCGTCAATGCCCATGCCAGCCGATGGTGCCGTGTGGGGTGCCCTTCTTGGGGCCTGCAAGATACATAAGAATGTGGAGGTAGGGGAGGAGGCTTTTGAGCATGTCATCAAGATTGAGCCGAGCAATGCAGGTTACTACGTGCTCATGGCGAACATATACACCGACACGGGACAACTGGACGGTGTGCTGAGGATACGGGCGATGATGAGGGAGCGCGGGCTCAAGAAGGAGCCTGGGTGCAGCTACATTGAACACAAGGGGAGAGTTCACCTATTCATGGCTGACGACCACTCGCATCCGCAGGCTAACAGGATTTACGAGCTCGTGATTAAGCTTGAACAGATGGTGAAGGAGAAGACAGGTGGCACTGCAGGAACAGAGGGAGACAGGGTGGTGGAGGGCCACTCACAGAAGGCGGCTGTGCCGTTGATCGGCTTTCACAGCGAGAAGCTTGCCGTGGCCTTTGGTATGCTGAACACTGCTGATGGTGAGATTGTAGTAATCAAGAACCTAAGGGTATGCGGGGACTGCCACACGTACCTGAAGACTGTCTCTGCAATTGCGAACCGGGCATTTCTTGTCAGGGATGCGAGCCGATTTCATCGCTTCGAGGGTGGAGCGTGCTCCTGCAAAGATTACTGGTGA